In Gracilimonas sp., a single window of DNA contains:
- a CDS encoding ABC transporter permease, with the protein MLKNYIKIALRNIRKNPGYSFINIFGLALGMGVCILILLYVKYELSYDKYHDNSDRIVRVSRAWFNQDGETSLHLGHAAPPFGPMLENDFEGTVEEMVRFFEVNPLLRYEDKSFVENRFFFADPEVFNMFSWEMIEGDPATALTYPDGIVLTESMARKYFAEEDPMGKSIQFEAQGVTLPLQVRGIVEDVPENSHFQFDFLASMEPVVQFYGGQAAMMQNFGSNNFATYLLLPEDYDYHRLQDQIAAFMDRNLGQEGHDRPASEGTMLFLQPLTDIHLHSNLDSEIEANSRIEYIYIYTAIALFILIIACINFMNLSTARSVKRAVEVGLRKVIGADRASLIRQFIGESMVMALLSLFLAIFLVELILPYANDFIDKNLSLNLLQNYTQLIGLIGIVGFVGLVAGSYPAFFLSGFEPASVLKGTFKAGKIHERFRSVLVVTQFAISIALITCMLVVYTQLDFMRNKDLGFDKENIAVLPVSQQITSNYENIRQRLLSHPGILNVSMASRVPSGRLLDSQGTSAEVNGELREIDFRIADIHVAHNYIETFDIDLVAGRNFDINLASDSTESFILNESAVRTIGWSSPQEAIDKEFHYGSRRGRIIGVVQDFNFESLHQPIAPIVFLIPDDRISSVAVKIRDNEREAALDFLEEQWATLRPGYPFSYYFVQDNFDEQYEAEERLGTLFGFFAILAIIIAALGLYGMASFSTQQRIKEIGVRKVLGATVSQIVLRLSTKFTALVLIAIGIAIPVAWFTMKQWLSNFAYQIDIPIWTFTLAGITALLIALATISWQSIKAAMTNPVESLRSE; encoded by the coding sequence ATGCTAAAGAACTATATAAAGATCGCCTTAAGAAATATCCGCAAGAACCCCGGATATTCATTCATTAACATATTCGGACTCGCCTTGGGTATGGGAGTTTGTATCCTCATTCTGCTGTATGTAAAGTACGAACTGAGTTATGACAAATATCATGATAATTCAGACCGTATTGTACGGGTAAGCCGCGCCTGGTTCAATCAAGATGGAGAAACCAGTTTACATCTTGGTCACGCCGCCCCTCCATTCGGACCCATGCTGGAAAATGATTTTGAGGGAACCGTAGAAGAAATGGTGCGTTTTTTCGAGGTTAATCCACTCCTTCGGTATGAGGATAAATCCTTTGTAGAAAACCGGTTCTTTTTTGCTGACCCCGAGGTTTTCAACATGTTTTCCTGGGAGATGATTGAAGGCGACCCGGCTACGGCCCTTACTTACCCCGATGGCATCGTGCTCACCGAGAGCATGGCCCGAAAATATTTTGCAGAAGAAGATCCAATGGGCAAATCTATTCAGTTTGAGGCACAGGGGGTTACCCTTCCTTTACAAGTGAGAGGCATTGTTGAAGACGTACCTGAGAACTCACACTTTCAGTTTGATTTTCTTGCCTCTATGGAACCGGTAGTACAGTTCTATGGGGGGCAGGCAGCCATGATGCAGAATTTTGGGAGCAACAATTTCGCCACCTACCTCCTGCTTCCTGAGGATTATGATTATCACCGACTCCAGGATCAAATTGCTGCCTTCATGGATCGGAATTTAGGACAGGAAGGTCATGACCGGCCTGCCTCTGAAGGAACCATGCTTTTCCTCCAACCCCTCACTGATATCCATCTTCATTCTAATCTGGATTCTGAAATTGAGGCCAACAGCCGCATTGAGTATATCTATATCTACACGGCGATTGCTCTTTTTATCCTGATCATTGCTTGCATCAACTTCATGAACCTGAGCACCGCCCGATCAGTAAAACGCGCCGTTGAAGTCGGCTTGAGAAAAGTGATTGGTGCAGACCGGGCTTCCCTAATCCGCCAGTTTATAGGGGAATCTATGGTGATGGCACTGCTGTCTCTATTCCTTGCCATCTTTTTGGTGGAATTGATTCTCCCCTATGCCAATGATTTCATCGACAAAAACCTGAGCTTAAATTTATTGCAAAACTATACACAGCTGATTGGGTTGATCGGAATTGTGGGTTTCGTTGGTTTGGTAGCCGGAAGTTACCCTGCTTTTTTCTTGTCAGGATTTGAGCCGGCAAGCGTACTCAAAGGAACTTTTAAAGCCGGAAAGATTCATGAACGATTCCGGTCTGTACTGGTAGTTACCCAATTTGCCATTTCCATTGCATTGATTACCTGCATGCTGGTAGTGTACACGCAGCTTGACTTCATGAGAAATAAAGACCTGGGTTTTGACAAAGAAAATATTGCCGTACTGCCGGTCAGTCAACAAATTACTTCTAATTATGAAAATATCCGCCAGAGGTTATTATCACATCCCGGGATTCTCAATGTTTCTATGGCAAGCCGGGTTCCCTCGGGACGCCTTCTCGATTCCCAAGGTACCTCAGCAGAAGTAAATGGGGAGCTTAGAGAAATTGATTTTAGGATTGCAGATATCCATGTTGCCCATAATTACATCGAAACCTTTGATATTGATTTGGTGGCAGGGCGAAACTTTGATATTAATCTCGCCAGTGATTCAACTGAATCATTTATTTTGAACGAATCAGCCGTTCGCACCATTGGTTGGTCTTCTCCTCAAGAAGCCATTGATAAAGAATTCCATTACGGAAGCCGGCGGGGACGAATTATCGGCGTTGTCCAGGATTTTAACTTCGAATCGCTGCATCAACCTATCGCCCCTATCGTATTCTTGATTCCTGATGACCGAATTAGCAGCGTGGCCGTAAAAATCCGCGATAATGAACGGGAAGCTGCCCTTGATTTCCTGGAAGAACAATGGGCTACTCTCCGTCCCGGATATCCATTTTCATACTACTTTGTTCAGGATAATTTTGACGAGCAGTATGAAGCCGAAGAACGACTGGGAACCTTATTCGGATTTTTTGCCATCCTCGCGATCATCATTGCTGCACTTGGATTATACGGTATGGCATCCTTTTCCACACAACAACGAATAAAAGAAATCGGTGTTCGAAAGGTACTGGGGGCCACCGTTTCACAGATCGTTTTACGGCTTTCAACCAAATTTACCGCCTTGGTGTTAATAGCCATAGGTATCGCCATCCCGGTTGCCTGGTTTACAATGAAACAATGGCTCTCAAATTTTGCCTACCAGATTGATATTCCCATTTGGACTTTTACGCTGGCGGGTATAACTGCGCTTTTAATTGCATTAGCTACCATCAGCTGGCAATCCATTAAAGCAGCAATGACGAACCCCGTAGAAAGCTTAAGAAGTGAATAG
- a CDS encoding ABC transporter ATP-binding protein — MIQLRDIDKYIDKRFQRTFILKGINLDIKEGEFVTIMGPSGAGKSTLLNILGFLDDASEGEYKFLGEHVHNLSEKQKSKYHKSYIGFVFQAYHLIDELTVYENIEMPLLYRNVNGKQRKAMVADILDRFNIVAKKDLFPPQLSGGQQQIVGVARAIIGNPKLILADEPTGNLHSEQSEQIMEMFKKLNDEGVTIIQVTHSEKMAGYGNRIINLKDGALIQENPYES, encoded by the coding sequence ATGATCCAACTAAGAGACATCGACAAATACATCGACAAACGGTTCCAGCGAACCTTCATCCTGAAGGGCATTAACCTGGATATCAAGGAAGGGGAATTCGTAACTATTATGGGTCCAAGTGGCGCCGGGAAATCTACCCTGTTAAATATTTTAGGCTTCTTGGACGATGCTTCTGAGGGCGAATATAAATTTTTGGGAGAACATGTTCATAACCTCAGCGAAAAACAGAAATCCAAGTATCACAAATCTTATATCGGATTTGTGTTTCAGGCTTATCATTTAATTGATGAACTCACCGTTTATGAAAATATCGAGATGCCTCTTCTCTACCGAAATGTTAATGGGAAGCAGCGAAAGGCAATGGTAGCTGATATCCTGGATCGATTTAACATTGTTGCCAAAAAGGATTTATTCCCACCACAACTTTCCGGGGGGCAGCAGCAGATAGTAGGTGTAGCTCGCGCCATTATTGGGAATCCAAAATTGATACTTGCTGACGAGCCAACCGGAAATCTTCACTCCGAACAAAGCGAACAGATCATGGAAATGTTCAAAAAACTGAATGACGAAGGAGTCACCATCATACAAGTTACTCACTCCGAGAAAATGGCAGGTTATGGAAACCGGATCATCAACCTGAAAGACGGGGCTTTGATACAAGAAAACCCGTACGAATCTTAA
- a CDS encoding prolyl oligopeptidase family serine peptidase produces the protein MKKALSTALLIMSMFILNSAVLAQDKVLTIDDYDRWSRIVGAEISNNGDWMAYGLRPNGGDDTLHVISLSNNSEFSIPLAQNVSFSDDSKWVTYTITVDKDTRKKMTESKEKIYNQAELLNLETGEKYTVDRSAGMEFSMNGKFWTVHREKPESDKSKHKGSDLIVRDLRDGTVINIGNVSEFAFNKKSTMLAYLIDASEKEGNGLYLKNLDTGILTTLDSDTVSYTNLSWDDENAQRSEWNQKGNGLAVLKGITIDSLAHPKNKLLIARNLDSGLTKTLLDPDAQPNFPDNMVISGNRDLSWSTSSELVFLGFREQEHKLKMDKDTVANVDVFHWKDDRIQTVQERQATRDLRFTYIASFNPEKSTFTRLTDESMRDLNISDHNRFGIGRDEKPYTDDLNWGVSPADLYRINLQNGERTLFSENVKRTNGVSPDGRYFLYQKIAAQDTMLYVYDVEQNTNTNLSEAAPVQFTNTDHPYPHESPTFGVAGWTKDGEHVILNHKYDLWMLKLNGSKAENITGGLGEQEKIIFRYEKLDDNEEYIDTSGKLLLSAFGEWTKKNGFYELNIGDTPEPLLYEDANFGNPEKARDANRVILTRQTFVDFPDYYQTDSKFNNLVKITDANPQQKEYAWGERVLVDYKNSRGIKLQGTLTLPANYEPGKKYPMIVYFYEKMSDRHHQYSMPVYDDRPHMSTYASNGYLVFMPDNVFQFGRPGTSSLDCITSATQKVIDLGYADPEQIGLQGHSWGGYQSSFILTQTDMFATVVTGAPPTNLTSFYNNIYGSTGTNHHGIMEIGQVRMGRDVTPWSHLEDYQRENPMFHAPDIETPFMILHGTDDGAVDWMQGLEFYNAARRLDKEVVLLSYPGEGHHLGREANQIDFQIRMKQWFDHYVRNAPAADWISNGIPYIDKKYNKAE, from the coding sequence ATGAAAAAAGCTCTCTCTACTGCCCTCCTGATTATGTCAATGTTTATCCTTAACAGTGCTGTATTAGCACAAGACAAAGTGCTGACAATTGACGATTATGACCGCTGGTCTCGCATTGTTGGAGCTGAAATTTCTAATAACGGGGATTGGATGGCTTACGGCCTGCGTCCTAACGGCGGTGACGACACTCTGCATGTCATTTCATTGAGTAATAACTCCGAATTCAGCATTCCCCTTGCTCAAAATGTCAGCTTTTCAGATGATAGTAAATGGGTCACTTATACCATTACTGTCGACAAAGATACACGCAAGAAAATGACTGAGAGCAAAGAAAAAATTTATAATCAAGCTGAGTTACTAAATCTTGAAACAGGAGAAAAATATACGGTTGACCGCTCAGCCGGTATGGAATTCTCCATGAATGGAAAATTTTGGACTGTCCACCGCGAAAAGCCCGAGTCAGATAAAAGCAAGCATAAAGGCAGTGATTTGATAGTACGCGACCTCCGGGATGGCACCGTAATTAATATTGGAAACGTATCGGAATTTGCATTCAACAAGAAAAGCACCATGCTAGCCTATCTTATAGACGCCAGTGAAAAGGAAGGGAACGGGTTATATCTCAAGAACCTGGATACCGGCATTCTTACTACCCTCGATTCTGACACGGTTTCTTACACAAATTTAAGCTGGGATGATGAAAATGCACAGCGTTCCGAATGGAATCAAAAAGGAAACGGGCTTGCTGTATTAAAAGGAATAACCATTGACAGCTTAGCTCATCCTAAAAATAAATTATTGATAGCTCGCAACCTGGATTCCGGGTTAACTAAAACGTTATTAGATCCTGATGCTCAACCTAATTTTCCTGACAATATGGTAATAAGCGGAAATAGAGATCTTTCCTGGAGCACCAGCAGTGAATTGGTTTTCCTGGGGTTTCGCGAACAGGAACATAAATTAAAAATGGACAAAGATACCGTTGCCAATGTAGATGTTTTCCATTGGAAGGACGACCGCATCCAAACGGTACAGGAACGACAGGCAACAAGAGACCTCCGATTTACTTATATAGCTTCTTTTAACCCCGAAAAATCCACTTTTACACGTCTAACCGATGAAAGCATGCGTGATTTAAATATCTCGGATCATAATCGGTTTGGGATCGGCCGCGATGAAAAACCTTATACTGATGATTTAAACTGGGGCGTCTCGCCAGCAGATTTGTACCGGATTAACCTTCAAAACGGTGAGCGTACACTTTTTTCCGAAAATGTTAAACGTACTAATGGAGTTTCTCCGGACGGGCGTTATTTCCTGTATCAAAAAATAGCAGCGCAAGACACCATGTTATATGTATATGATGTGGAACAAAACACCAATACCAATTTATCTGAAGCTGCACCTGTACAGTTTACGAATACCGATCACCCCTATCCGCACGAAAGTCCGACTTTTGGCGTAGCCGGATGGACCAAAGACGGCGAGCATGTAATCTTGAATCACAAATACGATCTCTGGATGCTGAAGCTGAATGGCTCAAAGGCTGAGAATATTACCGGTGGTTTAGGCGAACAGGAGAAAATAATTTTCAGGTATGAAAAGCTGGACGATAACGAAGAATACATCGATACCTCCGGTAAATTATTGCTTTCGGCCTTTGGCGAGTGGACCAAGAAAAACGGATTTTACGAACTAAACATAGGTGATACGCCCGAACCTCTTTTGTATGAAGACGCGAATTTTGGAAACCCGGAAAAAGCCCGCGATGCGAACCGAGTAATACTTACCCGCCAGACTTTTGTAGACTTCCCGGATTATTATCAAACCGATTCAAAGTTTAATAACCTCGTAAAAATCACGGATGCCAACCCTCAGCAAAAAGAATATGCCTGGGGAGAAAGAGTGCTGGTTGACTACAAAAATAGCCGCGGAATTAAACTCCAGGGTACGCTTACATTGCCTGCTAATTATGAACCCGGCAAGAAATACCCGATGATTGTGTATTTCTACGAAAAAATGTCTGACCGCCATCATCAATATTCCATGCCCGTTTATGATGACCGCCCGCACATGTCAACCTATGCCAGCAACGGGTACCTGGTATTTATGCCAGACAATGTTTTTCAGTTTGGAAGACCCGGAACAAGCTCTCTCGATTGCATCACATCTGCTACTCAAAAAGTAATTGACCTTGGCTATGCTGATCCAGAGCAAATAGGGTTGCAAGGTCATAGCTGGGGAGGTTATCAATCGTCGTTTATTCTTACACAAACCGACATGTTTGCAACCGTGGTAACAGGGGCTCCGCCTACAAATCTAACCAGTTTCTATAATAATATCTATGGAAGCACAGGTACAAATCATCATGGAATTATGGAAATAGGACAAGTACGTATGGGGCGTGATGTCACCCCCTGGAGCCACCTCGAAGACTATCAGCGGGAAAACCCCATGTTCCATGCCCCCGATATTGAAACACCATTTATGATTCTGCACGGAACGGATGACGGGGCGGTAGACTGGATGCAAGGGCTGGAATTCTATAACGCTGCCCGCCGTCTCGATAAAGAAGTTGTGCTTCTATCCTATCCAGGGGAGGGACACCATTTAGGGAGAGAGGCCAACCAAATTGATTTCCAAATCAGAATGAAGCAATGGTTTGACCATTATGTAAGAAACGCACCTGCGGCTGATTGGATATCGAATGGTATCCCCTACATTGACAAAAAGTATAATAAGGCAGAATAG
- a CDS encoding amidase family protein, translated as MKIIALSLGLLLWSTSIHALGHQNLSSVGGQLDKCGSFDLKDADIRSVHEAFLDKSLTAEELISCYISRIDKIDKAAGINAITVTNPKAIEEARLLDKEFKEIGKLRPLHGIPVIVKDNISTSGIETTAGSLALKGYIPKKDATIIKRLKAAGAIILAKSNMAEWGINANVSISSTAGETLNPYNLKYTTAGSSGGTAAAIALNFGIIGLGTDTGSSIRGPASHNALIGVRPSMGLTSRNGIVPLNLRNDMPGPMTRSMEDAARVLEIINGYDEKDQLTEYGLNMVPESYIDRMNKTDLKGVRIGVFRRISMYASPEVSKLFEKAISDLRKQGAEIVDPFEVAGFDSLRHNQWCPTFQEDLNLFLSSLEDDVPVRSLDEIIASGKYSPYIKNDLLNYQRYNNLKGENVCTDVFTDVRRIEFRQAIERAMSIYRVSTIIYPSWNRSPAKAGTVQAITGDNNHIIAPHTGQPAITVPMGYLPGNLPAGLQFLGKMFEDHRLMSIVQVYEKKTHHRTHPVVLP; from the coding sequence ATGAAAATAATAGCGCTTTCTCTGGGATTACTTTTATGGTCCACTTCAATTCATGCTTTGGGTCATCAAAACTTGTCTTCAGTGGGAGGTCAGTTAGATAAATGTGGATCTTTTGACCTGAAAGATGCAGATATCAGAAGTGTTCATGAAGCTTTTTTAGATAAAAGTTTGACGGCTGAAGAACTCATATCATGTTACATCAGTCGGATTGACAAAATTGACAAGGCTGCCGGTATTAACGCAATAACTGTCACTAATCCGAAGGCAATTGAAGAAGCCCGGTTATTGGATAAAGAGTTTAAAGAAATCGGAAAATTACGACCACTTCATGGCATTCCGGTCATAGTTAAGGATAACATCAGTACAAGTGGAATTGAAACGACTGCGGGCTCATTGGCTCTTAAGGGGTATATACCAAAAAAAGATGCCACAATCATAAAAAGACTTAAAGCAGCAGGTGCAATAATTCTGGCGAAATCCAATATGGCTGAGTGGGGAATCAATGCCAACGTCTCTATTAGTTCAACTGCCGGTGAGACATTAAATCCATATAACCTAAAATATACAACTGCGGGGTCAAGTGGCGGAACAGCTGCAGCTATTGCTTTAAATTTTGGGATTATCGGATTGGGGACAGATACCGGAAGTTCAATTAGAGGACCGGCTTCGCACAATGCGTTAATTGGTGTCAGACCTTCCATGGGGCTTACGAGTAGAAATGGCATTGTACCTTTAAATTTAAGAAATGACATGCCCGGCCCTATGACACGATCAATGGAAGATGCAGCCCGTGTTTTAGAGATCATAAACGGTTACGATGAAAAAGATCAGTTAACAGAATATGGGTTAAATATGGTTCCTGAAAGCTATATAGACCGTATGAATAAGACAGATCTGAAGGGTGTTAGAATCGGTGTGTTCAGAAGGATCAGTATGTATGCAAGCCCGGAAGTGAGTAAATTGTTTGAAAAAGCCATATCAGACCTTAGGAAGCAGGGTGCTGAGATCGTAGATCCGTTTGAAGTAGCAGGATTTGATTCTTTGAGACATAATCAGTGGTGCCCAACCTTTCAGGAAGATCTTAACCTATTTCTTTCGAGTTTGGAAGACGATGTACCTGTCAGAAGTTTAGATGAAATAATTGCGTCGGGTAAATATTCCCCCTACATAAAGAATGACCTTCTTAACTATCAGAGATACAATAATTTAAAGGGTGAAAATGTTTGTACTGACGTGTTCACAGATGTAAGGCGTATTGAATTCAGGCAGGCTATTGAAAGAGCAATGAGTATCTACAGAGTGAGTACAATCATATACCCGTCATGGAACAGATCCCCTGCTAAGGCTGGAACTGTGCAAGCAATAACAGGAGATAATAACCACATTATTGCTCCACATACGGGGCAGCCTGCCATCACAGTACCTATGGGTTACCTCCCGGGAAATTTACCTGCTGGCTTACAATTTTTAGGTAAAATGTTTGAAGATCACAGGTTAATGTCAATTGTACAGGTTTACGAAAAAAAAACCCATCATAGAACCCATCCGGTCGTATTACCCTGA
- a CDS encoding M20/M25/M40 family metallo-hydrolase, with translation MYKVTCLLISFIIFTPLSSLAQNQAVQAVQDYRNEHAHRILSDYMELLRIPNVASDIENIKKNSDFLTAAFEKRGASMELLTLPDKPDVPPVIYGEIDTPGAERTLIFYVHYDGQPADPKNWTHNPWEPTLYSGSMEQDGKPIAFPEPSEYINPEWRIYSRSASDDKVPFPAILATLEALNESEISLTSNIKFFFDGEEEAGSPNVREYLERYKDKFEGDLWVFLDGPKHQSGRPQVVFGVRGVTGMEITVYGPSRPLHSGHYGGWSPVPGQMLANLLASMKNETGEILIEGFNDSTAPITEADRKAFATLPDYDAQIQKELGLSWTEFENRSLIESFMYPTLTIRGLSSGNTGELARNVIPTTATASLGIRLAKGNDPQDMQDKVEAHIQKQGYHIVRDTPGTETRLKHRKIAKVTRGGGYPAMRTSIDNPMAQQIVEAIEQAANEEVILYPSYGGTLPIFHFEEVMQTPIVIVPIANHDNNQHAPDENIRIGNIWYGMDIYSSIFTME, from the coding sequence ATGTACAAAGTTACCTGTTTACTCATCTCTTTTATTATTTTTACACCGCTATCTTCCCTGGCTCAAAATCAGGCTGTTCAAGCTGTTCAGGACTACCGGAATGAACATGCCCACCGGATTTTATCGGATTATATGGAACTGCTTCGCATTCCCAATGTTGCTTCTGATATTGAGAACATCAAAAAGAACTCAGATTTTCTTACAGCCGCTTTTGAAAAGAGGGGTGCCTCCATGGAACTGCTTACTTTACCTGATAAGCCTGATGTTCCGCCGGTTATTTACGGAGAAATTGATACACCCGGTGCCGAACGTACTTTGATTTTCTATGTTCATTATGATGGCCAGCCGGCCGATCCTAAAAACTGGACACATAATCCCTGGGAACCTACCCTATACTCCGGCTCGATGGAACAAGATGGAAAACCAATCGCATTCCCTGAACCAAGCGAATATATAAACCCGGAATGGAGAATCTACAGCCGCTCTGCCTCTGACGATAAAGTCCCTTTTCCTGCAATCCTTGCAACACTGGAAGCACTGAATGAATCTGAAATCTCCCTCACCTCTAACATTAAATTCTTTTTCGATGGCGAAGAAGAGGCTGGCTCACCCAACGTCAGGGAATACCTGGAGCGATACAAAGACAAGTTTGAAGGAGACCTTTGGGTTTTCCTCGATGGCCCAAAACACCAAAGCGGTCGGCCACAAGTTGTTTTTGGAGTGAGAGGAGTTACCGGAATGGAAATCACCGTTTATGGCCCTTCCCGCCCTTTGCATAGCGGCCATTACGGGGGATGGTCTCCCGTGCCGGGACAAATGCTTGCGAACTTATTAGCAAGCATGAAAAATGAAACCGGAGAAATCCTGATTGAAGGCTTTAATGATTCAACTGCTCCCATCACTGAAGCCGACCGGAAGGCCTTTGCCACACTGCCTGATTATGATGCTCAAATCCAAAAAGAACTTGGCCTCAGCTGGACTGAATTTGAAAACCGATCCCTGATCGAAAGTTTTATGTATCCCACTTTGACCATACGGGGACTCAGCAGCGGTAATACCGGAGAACTGGCGCGAAACGTAATTCCTACCACAGCTACCGCTTCACTGGGGATTCGCCTGGCTAAAGGGAATGACCCGCAAGACATGCAAGATAAAGTAGAAGCACATATCCAAAAGCAAGGATACCACATTGTCCGGGATACCCCTGGTACAGAAACCCGTCTCAAACATCGTAAAATTGCCAAAGTAACCCGCGGAGGCGGATACCCGGCCATGCGGACTTCTATCGATAATCCCATGGCCCAACAGATTGTTGAGGCTATTGAGCAGGCAGCCAATGAAGAAGTCATTCTCTATCCATCTTACGGAGGCACCCTTCCGATCTTTCATTTCGAAGAAGTGATGCAAACGCCCATTGTAATTGTTCCCATTGCCAATCACGACAACAATCAGCATGCTCCGGATGAAAATATCCGAATTGGCAACATTTGGTATGGAATGGACATCTACTCTTCCATTTTTACAATGGAATAA
- a CDS encoding serine hydrolase has protein sequence MISFFTRVIVSFFVASTSILVAQPASNEGSLEEILTQAETITSLRSVLVQQNGKLLGEDYFRNASPDHPYNIKSASKSIISLLTGIAADRGDLSIDETLSDYFPEYFEANPDSVKANITIRNLLSMQAGLETTSFYNYGRWVISDNWVKFQLDQPLEEEPGGKMVYSTGTSHLLSVIITKATGMSTRTFANRYLFEPMDIQVGGWDRDPQGYYMGGNNIAMTPEDLLKIGQMLLNGGTYEDNRIVSQKWVRDSFQTYTRSNFNPYDYGYMWWNRPVGNYKVFFAWGFGGQYLFMIPELNAVVVITSFLENATQRRTYKEPVFELLEDQIIPYLKEHHS, from the coding sequence ATGATTTCTTTTTTCACAAGAGTGATTGTCTCTTTTTTTGTTGCTTCTACTTCAATTCTGGTAGCCCAACCGGCTTCTAATGAAGGCTCTTTAGAAGAAATTCTCACTCAAGCCGAAACTATCACTTCTCTTCGAAGTGTCCTCGTTCAGCAGAATGGAAAGCTTTTGGGTGAAGATTATTTCCGAAATGCTTCTCCGGATCATCCATATAACATTAAATCGGCTTCCAAAAGTATTATTTCCCTACTTACCGGCATTGCAGCTGACCGGGGCGACCTTTCCATTGATGAAACCTTAAGTGATTATTTTCCGGAATATTTTGAAGCTAACCCGGATTCCGTAAAAGCGAATATCACCATCCGAAATCTCCTGTCTATGCAAGCGGGACTGGAAACTACCAGTTTTTATAATTACGGGCGTTGGGTGATAAGTGATAACTGGGTAAAATTCCAGCTCGACCAGCCCCTTGAAGAAGAACCCGGCGGGAAAATGGTCTACAGTACCGGTACCTCCCATTTACTATCCGTAATTATTACCAAGGCTACCGGAATGAGTACCCGGACTTTCGCAAACCGATATTTATTTGAGCCAATGGACATACAGGTTGGTGGATGGGATCGGGATCCACAAGGATACTATATGGGGGGCAATAATATCGCAATGACTCCAGAAGACCTTCTTAAAATTGGACAAATGCTGTTAAATGGCGGCACTTATGAAGACAACAGAATTGTCTCTCAAAAATGGGTGCGGGATTCTTTCCAAACCTACACACGCAGCAATTTTAATCCTTACGATTATGGATACATGTGGTGGAACCGACCGGTGGGAAATTATAAGGTGTTCTTTGCCTGGGGGTTTGGCGGTCAATATCTCTTTATGATCCCGGAGTTAAATGCAGTAGTAGTTATTACTTCATTCCTGGAGAATGCCACCCAGCGTCGCACTTATAAAGAACCCGTTTTTGAATTACTTGAAGACCAAATTATACCTTACCTGAAAGAGCATCATTCCTGA